The following proteins are encoded in a genomic region of Sorangiineae bacterium MSr12523:
- a CDS encoding glycosyltransferase family 4 protein produces the protein MRTYAIVAGDFVKTGGMDRANYALASYLARQGRSVTLIGFRADSELTSNRNVEFRAVVKPKNSYTLAGPFLASSGILEFAKRARHRTTFVVNGGNCSLPAVNWVHYVHAAFTPRLAVGTFRRAFAGIDAATSRTTERVALRMATHVIANSERTKRDLVELVGVREERVRVIYLGTDPAQFRSANDEERRKVREELGWHPDLPYVAFIGALHDRRKGFDVVFDAWRALARSSWDARLVVIGAGSELPAWKARAQAQGLGDQLLFLGFRNDVPRVLSACDALVAPTRYEPYGLAVHEALCCELPAIVTRASGVAERYPESLSSLLLEDPDSADELARALRRWRDDMPNLRARVRSELAPVLRGRTWDDMARDMVAFMDEA, from the coding sequence ATGCGCACCTACGCAATCGTCGCCGGTGACTTCGTAAAGACGGGAGGGATGGATCGAGCGAATTACGCGCTCGCGAGCTATCTCGCACGGCAAGGCCGAAGCGTAACGCTCATTGGTTTTCGCGCTGATTCGGAATTGACGTCGAATCGAAATGTGGAGTTTCGCGCCGTCGTAAAGCCGAAAAACTCCTACACGTTGGCAGGGCCTTTTCTTGCTTCGTCGGGAATTCTCGAGTTTGCAAAACGCGCGCGACATCGAACGACGTTCGTGGTCAATGGTGGAAACTGCAGCCTCCCGGCGGTGAATTGGGTGCACTACGTCCACGCGGCATTCACACCGCGTTTGGCGGTCGGTACATTTCGCCGCGCCTTCGCCGGGATTGACGCAGCAACGAGCCGCACCACCGAGCGGGTGGCGCTTCGCATGGCCACGCACGTGATCGCGAACTCCGAGCGAACGAAGCGCGATTTGGTCGAGCTCGTCGGTGTCCGCGAGGAGCGCGTGCGCGTGATTTACCTGGGCACCGATCCCGCGCAGTTTCGTTCGGCGAACGACGAAGAGCGGCGCAAGGTGCGCGAGGAGCTCGGATGGCACCCGGACCTCCCGTACGTCGCCTTCATTGGCGCCCTCCACGACCGACGCAAAGGCTTCGACGTGGTCTTCGATGCGTGGCGCGCGCTCGCACGCTCGAGCTGGGACGCGCGGCTCGTGGTCATCGGCGCCGGCTCCGAGCTACCCGCGTGGAAAGCCCGCGCGCAGGCGCAGGGCCTGGGCGATCAGCTCCTCTTTTTGGGCTTTCGGAACGACGTGCCGCGCGTCCTCTCGGCGTGCGACGCGCTGGTGGCGCCCACGCGTTACGAGCCGTACGGCCTCGCGGTTCACGAGGCGCTCTGCTGCGAGCTGCCGGCCATCGTCACACGTGCCAGCGGCGTTGCGGAGCGGTATCCGGAGTCGCTGTCGTCGCTGCTCCTGGAGGATCCGGACAGCGCCGACGAGCTCGCGCGTGCACTGCGCAGGTGGCGTGACGACATGCCGAACCTGCGGGCGCGCGTTCGAAGCGAGCTCGCACCAGTGCTGCGCGGTCGAACGTGGGACGACATGGCACGCGACATGGTCGCGTTCATGGACGAAGCCTAA